A part of Liolophura sinensis isolate JHLJ2023 chromosome 1, CUHK_Ljap_v2, whole genome shotgun sequence genomic DNA contains:
- the LOC135474432 gene encoding four-jointed box protein 1-like — protein MTGKIAMMTGLAFTFGVVVGVLFHLPGTTSPSTYRTGFDKERYGSPRILNAWREGLSSGENQLAGGQYSSNSDRRRNGSGFRSDSGIPGIVLGLKRMPEPWEDSVNTDYNDKGFIHSRNKPRSNNSESANSAVIGSYHNMDSLAAASLLNVEDTAVTTTTRSGGGKEKEVVRSKIMSVLKDIRVVQLETDSLLNDIAKRRSQSGIDLDSGYSNEGVPVQRTDSRYDSIKSRKSEEESSNILDEIAAKGTPMDNNVRNNRAREAVGLGESTQGELPSDRQLTDNRVRPSEDQQSKPVDIVSGVFWSEELENLCPKGFRDEVYDQWREKMADTSVVAVTEGCGRMQNRRLTFRDSSTACARYRPNTDQIQGEIYSYYLSRLLRINNVPPSILVPVRVSDKIWAGVGREIAMSHWGEDKLVVLTKWIDGLEPAYIPAELRGMAKSIHPHDVQLLNKSISELCELVQWSDLIMFDYLTANLDRIVNNMFNQQWNSQMMSFPAHNLHKIKDSNILVFLDNESGLFHGYRLLDKYSKYHEEYISSLCVFRERTVREIERLFLDDSLERELNQLLNSNESQEENLPPMPDKNIQILKQRLQDVYEQIQKCQRITQR, from the coding sequence atgacaGGCAAAATAGCAATGATGACAGGCCTAGCATTCACCTTTGGTGTGGTTGTAggtgtgttatttcatctgccAGGGACGACTAGCCCGTCAACGTACAGAACTGGGTTTGACAAGGAGAGGTACGGCTCGCCCCGAATTTTAAACGCCTGGAGGGAAGGCCTCTCTTCTGGGGAGAACCAACTCGCTGGCGGACAGTACTCTTCAAACAGTGACCGAAGAAGAAATGGGTCTGGCTTCAGAAGTGACTCGGGTATCCCAGGAATTGTTCTGGGGTTGAAGAGAATGCCCGAACCCTGGGAAGACAGCGTAAACACGGATTACAATGACAAGGGCTTTATTCACAGTCGTAACAAGCCCAGGTCAAACAATTCTGAATCCGCAAACTCCGCGGTCATCGGCAGCTATCATAACATGGACTCATTGGCAGCAGCATCTCTGCTCAACGTAGAAGACACagcagtaacaacaacaacacgctCAGGTGGCGGGAAAGAAAAAGAAGTTGTGCGCAGTAAGATTATGTCAGTTTTGAAAGACATTAGAGTTGTGCAGCTGGAAACAGATTCTCTTCTAAACGACATCGCCAAGCGACGATCTCAATCTGGAATAGACTTGGATTCTGGATACAGTAATGAGGGTGTTCCAGTTCAGCGAACGGACTCCAGATATGACAGTATTAAATCGAGGAAATCCGAGGAGGAATCATCAAATATTTTAGATGAAATCGCCGCGAAGGGAACACCCATGGACAACAATGTGCGGAATAACAGGGCTAGGGAAGCTGTTGGCCTTGGGGAATCGACACAAGGCGAGCTCCCAAGTGATCGTCAACTGACTGACAATAGAGTACGTCCCTCCGAGGATCAGCAGAGCAAACCTGTTGACATTGTCTCCGGCGTCTTCTGGTCGGAGGAATTAGAAAACCTCTGTCCGAAGGGATTCAGGGATGAGGTGTACGACCAGTGGCGGGAGAAGATGGCGGACACCAGCGTAGTGGCGGTTACAGAAGGGTGCGGTCGCATGCAGAACCGTCGTCTGACGTTCCGGGATTCGTCGACGGCCTGTGCGCGCTATCGTCCCAACACTGACCAAATCCAAGGGGAAATCTACTCCTATTACCTGAGTAGATTATTACGTATTAACAACGTCCCTCCTTCCATCCTCGTCCCGGTAAGAGTTTCAGACAAAATCTGGGCTGGCGTTGGCCGTGAGATCGCCATGTCTCATTGGGGGGAGGATAAACTCGTAGTGCTCACGAAGTGGATTGATGGTCTGGAACCTGCCTACATTCCAGCCGAATTGAGGGGAATGGCGAAAAGTATCCACCCTCACGATGTGCAATTGCTTAATAAAAGCATTTCAGAATTGTGCGAACTTGTGCAGTGGTCAGATTTAATCATGTTCGATTATCTGACGGCAAATTTGGACAGAATTGTAAATAACATGTTTAATCAacaatggaactctcagatgATGTCTTTCCCCGCTCATAATTTGCATAAAATCAAAGACAGCAATATCCTTGTTTTTCTTGACAACGAATCTGGCCTGTTCCACGGCTATCGTTTGTTGGACAAATATTCCAAGTATCACGAGGAATATATATCTTCTCTGTGTGTGTTCAGAGAACGGACTGTTCGCGAAATCGAGAGATTGTTTCTGGACGATAGCCTTGAGCGCGAACTCAACCAGCTGCTGAATTCAAACGAATCTCAGGAGGAAAATTTACCACCGATGCCAGATaaaaatattcagattttaaaacAACGCCTACAGGACGTTTATGAACAGATTCAAAAGTGTCAAAGAATTACCCAGAGATAG